In one window of Polaromonas naphthalenivorans CJ2 DNA:
- the modD gene encoding ModD protein, which yields MRALNDTQLCSLLDDDTLGGDLTTHSLGLAEQPARLEFRARQPMTVCASEEALRLFELAGSQARLLMRSGSRAGAGELILEAQGDAASLHLAWKTAQNLVEWASGIASATAAIVAAAGGVAVACTRKNVPGTKALSIKAVRAGGGGIMHRLGLSETLLVFAEHRLFLTDTPAQTIAQLRRTQPEKKIIVEVGDPGEALRWALAGADVLQLEKFTPEAVATCREALQAFPAASRPLLAAAGGVRAGNASAYVAAGADLLVTSAPYTAPPQDVQVTFFVNA from the coding sequence ATGCGCGCCCTCAACGACACCCAACTTTGCAGCCTGCTCGACGACGACACCCTCGGCGGCGACCTGACCACGCACAGCCTGGGGCTGGCCGAACAGCCCGCGCGGCTGGAGTTCCGCGCCCGCCAGCCGATGACGGTGTGCGCCAGCGAAGAGGCGCTGCGCCTGTTCGAGCTGGCAGGCAGCCAGGCGCGCTTGCTGATGCGCTCGGGCAGCCGCGCTGGCGCGGGCGAGTTGATCCTCGAAGCCCAAGGCGATGCCGCCAGCCTGCACCTGGCCTGGAAAACCGCCCAGAACCTGGTCGAATGGGCCAGCGGCATCGCCAGCGCCACGGCGGCCATCGTCGCGGCAGCCGGCGGCGTGGCCGTGGCCTGCACGCGCAAGAACGTGCCCGGCACCAAGGCACTGTCCATCAAGGCCGTGCGGGCCGGCGGCGGCGGCATCATGCACCGGCTCGGCCTCTCGGAAACGCTGCTGGTGTTCGCCGAACACCGATTGTTTTTAACCGACACCCCGGCGCAGACCATCGCGCAACTGCGCCGCACCCAGCCCGAGAAAAAAATCATCGTCGAAGTCGGCGACCCCGGCGAGGCGCTGCGCTGGGCGCTGGCTGGCGCGGACGTGCTGCAGCTCGAAAAATTCACGCCCGAAGCCGTCGCCACCTGCCGCGAGGCGCTGCAAGCCTTTCCAGCCGCCAGCCGCCCGCTGCTGGCCGCTGCGGGCGGCGTTCGCGCCGGCAACGCTAGCGCCTACGTCGCAGCGGGCGCCGACCTGCTGGTCACGTCCGCGCCCTACACCGCCCCGCCGCAAGACGTGCAGGTAACATTTTTCGTCAACGCCTGA
- the modB gene encoding molybdate ABC transporter permease subunit gives MYLTDSDLQAIWLTVRLAVTVTLILLLIGTPVAWWLARSRAWWKGPIGAVVALPLVLPPSVLGFYLLLAMGPNGPAGHLTQALGIGLLPFTFWGLVIASVFYSLPFMVQPLQTAFEAIGERPLEAAATLRASPLNAFFTVAVPLALPGFLTAGILTFAHTVGEFGVVLMIGGNIPGVTRVVSVQIYDHVEAVEYVQAHRLSAVMLVFSFLVLLALYAWKPDTRKRG, from the coding sequence ATGTATTTGACCGACAGCGATCTTCAGGCCATCTGGCTGACCGTCCGCCTGGCGGTCACCGTGACACTGATACTGCTTCTGATCGGCACGCCTGTCGCGTGGTGGCTGGCACGCTCCAGGGCGTGGTGGAAAGGCCCCATCGGCGCCGTGGTGGCCTTGCCGCTGGTGCTGCCGCCTTCGGTACTCGGGTTTTACCTGTTGCTGGCGATGGGACCGAATGGTCCGGCAGGCCATCTCACCCAGGCGCTGGGTATCGGGCTTTTGCCCTTCACCTTCTGGGGCCTGGTGATTGCCTCCGTGTTTTACTCGCTACCCTTCATGGTGCAACCGCTGCAGACCGCGTTCGAGGCCATCGGCGAGCGTCCGCTGGAAGCCGCCGCCACCTTGCGCGCCTCGCCGCTCAATGCCTTTTTCACGGTCGCGGTGCCGCTGGCGCTGCCCGGCTTCCTGACGGCCGGCATTCTGACCTTCGCGCACACCGTGGGTGAATTCGGTGTGGTGCTGATGATTGGCGGCAACATTCCCGGCGTGACGCGCGTCGTTTCGGTGCAAATCTACGACCATGTGGAGGCCGTGGAGTATGTGCAGGCGCATCGCCTGTCTGCGGTCATGCTGGTGTTCTCCTTCCTGGTTCTGCTGGCGCTGTACGCCTGGAAGCCCGACACCAGAAAAAGAGGCTGA
- the modC gene encoding molybdenum ABC transporter ATP-binding protein produces MTGIQAHFHLDWPGFTLDVNLELPARGVTALFGPSGCGKTTLLRCIAGLERAPQGHLRINGDVWQSDKHWLPTHKRPLGYVFQEASLFPHLTVMGNLRYGMRRISQAQQVSLEQAVDLLGIAHLLERKPAGLSGGERQRVAIARALLTSPRLLLMDEPLAALDLARKNEFMPYLERLHGELDIPVIYVTHAPDEVARLADHIVVMEAGRAIASGPLTETLARLDLPIRLGEDAGVVLDAVVAERDAAWHLARVTFAGGSLWVRDGGQAIGAAVRIRILARDVSIALAHVTGTSIQNCLSATVGEMANDSHPALSLTRLNIGPSPLLARLTRRSAVELGLAPGKPVWVQIKAVALIG; encoded by the coding sequence ATGACAGGAATTCAAGCGCATTTTCATCTTGACTGGCCGGGGTTCACGCTCGACGTCAATCTCGAATTGCCTGCGCGCGGCGTCACCGCCCTGTTCGGCCCGTCAGGCTGCGGCAAGACGACGCTGCTGCGCTGTATCGCCGGCCTGGAACGCGCCCCCCAGGGCCATCTCAGGATCAATGGCGATGTCTGGCAAAGCGACAAGCACTGGCTGCCCACCCACAAGCGCCCTCTGGGCTACGTCTTTCAGGAGGCCAGCCTGTTCCCGCACCTCACGGTGATGGGCAATCTGCGCTACGGAATGCGGCGGATTTCGCAGGCGCAGCAAGTGAGTCTGGAGCAAGCCGTTGACCTGCTGGGCATCGCGCATTTGCTGGAGCGCAAGCCCGCCGGGCTGTCGGGCGGCGAGCGCCAGCGCGTCGCGATTGCCCGGGCGCTGCTGACCAGCCCGCGCCTGCTGCTGATGGACGAGCCGCTGGCCGCGCTCGACCTGGCGCGCAAGAATGAATTCATGCCCTACCTGGAGCGGCTGCACGGCGAGCTGGACATTCCCGTGATCTACGTCACCCACGCGCCGGACGAAGTGGCGCGGCTGGCCGATCACATCGTGGTCATGGAGGCGGGCCGCGCGATTGCCAGCGGGCCATTGACCGAGACGCTGGCCCGCCTCGACCTGCCGATTCGCCTGGGCGAGGATGCGGGCGTGGTGCTCGACGCCGTGGTCGCCGAGCGCGATGCCGCCTGGCACCTGGCGCGGGTGACGTTCGCGGGCGGCAGCCTGTGGGTGCGCGACGGCGGCCAGGCCATCGGTGCCGCGGTGCGCATCCGCATCCTGGCGCGCGATGTGAGCATTGCGCTGGCGCACGTCACCGGCACCAGCATCCAGAACTGCTTGAGCGCCACCGTCGGCGAGATGGCCAATGACAGCCACCCGGCGCTGTCGCTGACGCGGCTGAACATCGGCCCGTCACCCCTGCTGGCGCGGCTGACAAGGCGCTCGGCGGTGGAGCTTGGACTGGCGCCGGGCAAGCCGGTCTGGGTGCAGATCAAGGCAGTGGCGCTGATTGGATGA
- a CDS encoding HugZ family pyridoxamine 5'-phosphate oxidase yields MRGQRHNFKETLVPHESRLTLELRSLLHSRRVAAMGTIGDDGAPFVSMVPYALEPALGCLVIHVSGLAAHTGNLQARPNVSLLVMQSEADGEPVHALPRVSLDGRARELEVGTPAWDACRAAYVQRFPEAEFMTQLGDFRFVAIELNGARQVAGFGAARSIDAEEVRRALGAAGP; encoded by the coding sequence GTGCGCGGGCAACGCCATAATTTCAAGGAAACGCTTGTGCCTCACGAATCCAGACTGACCCTTGAGCTGCGCTCGCTTTTGCATTCAAGGCGAGTCGCCGCCATGGGAACCATCGGCGACGACGGCGCTCCCTTTGTCTCCATGGTTCCCTACGCGCTGGAGCCCGCGCTGGGGTGCCTGGTCATTCATGTGAGCGGATTGGCGGCCCACACGGGCAATCTGCAGGCGCGACCGAACGTATCGCTGCTCGTGATGCAGTCCGAGGCAGATGGCGAGCCGGTTCATGCCTTGCCACGCGTCAGCCTGGACGGCCGCGCCCGGGAACTGGAAGTCGGCACCCCGGCGTGGGATGCCTGCCGGGCTGCCTATGTGCAGAGATTTCCAGAGGCCGAATTCATGACGCAGCTGGGCGACTTCAGGTTTGTCGCCATCGAACTCAACGGTGCCCGGCAAGTGGCTGGCTTTGGAGCAGCCCGCTCGATTGACGCGGAGGAAGTCAGGCGGGCCTTGGGAGCGGCAGGGCCTTGA
- a CDS encoding DUF2845 domain-containing protein, with amino-acid sequence MKFLIRICLATVVSALFLPVHSETLRCNGHIVEVGDSRLSVRYHCGEPLLQDSYCAPVYYYPGLQPVPEPFASSVVPCLVVDEWLYDRGPGSLVATVRFRAGVVLSITYGARATP; translated from the coding sequence GTGAAATTTCTTATCCGCATTTGCCTTGCCACTGTGGTTTCTGCGCTGTTTTTGCCCGTGCATTCAGAAACGCTGCGCTGCAACGGCCACATTGTTGAAGTAGGCGACTCCCGGTTGTCCGTCCGCTACCACTGCGGAGAGCCCTTGCTTCAGGATTCCTACTGCGCGCCGGTTTACTACTACCCGGGGCTGCAGCCTGTGCCCGAGCCGTTTGCCAGCTCGGTCGTTCCCTGTCTGGTGGTGGACGAATGGCTGTATGACCGTGGCCCCGGCAGTCTCGTTGCGACGGTGCGCTTTCGTGCGGGCGTGGTGCTTTCCATCACGTACGGTGCGCGGGCAACGCCATAA
- a CDS encoding thioredoxin domain-containing protein, with protein sequence MSNRLASQQSAYLLQHAGQPVDWYPWGDEALALARRRGLPILLSIGYAACHWCHVMAAESFSDPAIAALMNEGFVNIKVDREERPDLDAVYQMAHQLLRRTGGGWPLTIFLSPQGVPFYSGTYFPSAAPEGQATFQAVLGSVSAVWREQRPALARQDQALLAALAASAPRRDDAAVPGAAVRAQALQQLATAFDPAQGGFGAAPKFPHPSDLAFLLRRAREEGDAQAREMALLTLRKMAEGGLYDQIGGGFFRYSVDAQWRIPHFEKMLCDNGVLLALYADALALTGEPLFRRVVEDTASWALREMQSSAGGFHASLAADDAQGREGRFYVWESEPLRLALSPNEWDVCAAHWGLVDGPGFEGRHWHLRVARAAGPLAVTLRRPEAQVEELIASARPKLLAERDKRERPARDAKLLTGWTALMMTGLARASAVCQRPEWLLAARSALRFVQAGRWQDDGRTSGHLLALPGQAAFLDDHAFLLEAVLALHDADPQPGDLPFAQAIAKAMLAQFEDRDAGGFFFTRHDAPALIHRLKTGLDAATPSGNGTAALALLALSGKLDAPQAAAYRLAAERCVRVFAATVLNDPASFPRLLQAAELLQATPAVAAAG encoded by the coding sequence ATGTCCAACCGCCTCGCCTCCCAACAGTCGGCCTATTTGCTGCAACATGCCGGGCAGCCCGTGGACTGGTATCCGTGGGGCGATGAAGCCCTGGCGCTGGCCCGGCGGCGGGGCTTGCCGATCCTGCTGTCCATCGGCTACGCAGCCTGCCACTGGTGCCATGTGATGGCGGCCGAATCGTTTTCCGACCCGGCCATCGCCGCCCTGATGAACGAAGGCTTTGTCAATATCAAGGTGGACCGCGAGGAGCGCCCCGACCTCGATGCCGTCTATCAGATGGCCCATCAGCTGCTGCGCCGCACCGGCGGCGGCTGGCCGCTGACGATTTTTCTCTCGCCGCAAGGCGTGCCGTTTTACAGCGGCACCTATTTCCCGAGCGCCGCGCCCGAGGGGCAGGCGACGTTTCAGGCCGTGCTGGGCTCGGTCAGCGCCGTCTGGCGCGAGCAGCGCCCGGCGCTGGCGCGGCAGGACCAGGCGCTGCTGGCCGCGCTGGCCGCCAGCGCGCCGCGCCGCGATGACGCCGCCGTGCCGGGCGCCGCCGTGCGCGCCCAGGCGCTGCAGCAGCTGGCCACCGCCTTTGATCCGGCGCAGGGCGGCTTTGGCGCGGCGCCGAAGTTTCCGCACCCCAGCGACCTGGCCTTTTTGCTGCGCCGCGCCCGCGAGGAGGGTGACGCGCAGGCCCGCGAGATGGCGCTGCTGACGCTGCGCAAGATGGCCGAAGGCGGTCTGTACGACCAGATCGGCGGCGGCTTTTTCCGCTACAGCGTCGATGCGCAGTGGCGCATTCCGCACTTTGAAAAAATGCTCTGCGACAACGGCGTGCTGCTGGCGCTGTATGCCGATGCGCTGGCGCTGACCGGCGAGCCCTTGTTTCGCCGCGTCGTCGAAGACACCGCCAGCTGGGCGCTGCGCGAGATGCAATCCAGCGCCGGCGGCTTTCATGCCTCGCTGGCCGCCGACGATGCGCAGGGCCGGGAAGGGCGCTTTTACGTCTGGGAGTCCGAGCCGCTGCGGCTGGCGCTTTCGCCCAACGAATGGGATGTGTGCGCCGCGCACTGGGGGCTGGTCGATGGGCCGGGCTTTGAGGGCCGCCACTGGCATTTGCGCGTGGCGCGCGCTGCCGGCCCGCTGGCCGTCACGCTGCGCCGCCCCGAAGCGCAGGTTGAGGAGCTGATTGCCTCGGCCCGCCCCAAGCTGCTGGCCGAGCGCGACAAGCGCGAGCGCCCGGCCCGGGACGCCAAGCTGCTGACCGGCTGGACGGCGCTGATGATGACAGGCCTGGCCCGCGCCAGCGCCGTCTGCCAGCGCCCCGAGTGGCTGCTGGCGGCGCGCAGCGCGCTGCGCTTTGTGCAGGCCGGGCGCTGGCAGGACGATGGCCGCACTTCCGGGCACCTGCTGGCCCTGCCCGGCCAGGCGGCGTTTCTGGACGACCATGCGTTTTTGCTCGAAGCCGTGCTGGCGCTGCACGACGCCGATCCGCAGCCCGGCGACCTGCCGTTTGCCCAGGCCATCGCCAAAGCCATGCTGGCGCAGTTTGAAGACCGGGATGCGGGCGGCTTTTTCTTCACCCGCCACGACGCGCCCGCCCTGATCCACCGGCTCAAGACCGGGCTGGACGCGGCGACGCCGTCAGGCAACGGCACCGCCGCGCTGGCCCTGCTGGCGCTGAGCGGCAAGCTCGATGCGCCGCAGGCCGCCGCTTACCGGCTGGCCGCCGAACGCTGCGTGCGGGTGTTCGCCGCCACGGTGCTGAACGACCCGGCCAGTTTTCCGCGCCTGCTGCAGGCGGCCGAACTGTTGCAGGCGACGCCCGCCGTGGCTGCGGCGGGCTGA
- a CDS encoding DUF3297 family protein, whose product MNETPQIPPLPDRLSIDPRSPYHMAAVFEHDVCIRLKDKERLDVYEYCISEGWVKVPAGKSLDRKGYPLLIKLTGKVEAFYR is encoded by the coding sequence ATGAACGAAACCCCTCAAATTCCGCCTTTGCCCGACCGCCTGTCCATTGACCCGCGCAGTCCCTATCACATGGCGGCCGTGTTCGAGCATGACGTGTGCATCCGCCTGAAGGACAAGGAGCGTCTGGATGTCTATGAATACTGCATCAGCGAAGGCTGGGTCAAGGTGCCTGCCGGCAAGTCGCTGGACCGCAAAGGCTATCCGCTGCTGATCAAGCTGACGGGCAAGGTTGAGGCGTTTTACCGCTAG
- a CDS encoding Rieske 2Fe-2S domain-containing protein, producing the protein MAFQTLCKQRYLAEGESVPFTLDGREVIVLWPDGGQPRAFEGLCPHEGQSLVNNSDFNGRILVCTVHGWVFSGRDGKGLSPTGCQLEEFPLRIAGGMVEIDLD; encoded by the coding sequence ATGGCATTTCAAACCCTGTGCAAGCAGCGCTATCTGGCCGAAGGCGAATCCGTGCCGTTCACGCTCGATGGCCGCGAGGTCATCGTGCTGTGGCCCGATGGCGGCCAGCCGCGCGCCTTCGAGGGCCTGTGCCCGCACGAAGGCCAGTCGCTGGTCAACAACTCGGACTTCAACGGCCGCATTCTCGTCTGCACCGTGCATGGCTGGGTCTTCAGCGGCCGCGACGGCAAGGGCCTGAGCCCCACCGGCTGCCAGCTCGAAGAGTTTCCCTTGCGGATCGCCGGCGGCATGGTGGAAATCGACCTGGACTGA
- a CDS encoding DUF2779 domain-containing protein: protein MAFTPLLNHDDLQRWRACSRRFWLHRRGGPAAVSQPSATGAGRTARDADETAEAAVVHGPGLQAALRASFPRADLIAAPGTPAEWAAAVQQTLDCLDSDRVAPEGWAILGACLTSDDRAQVRIDVLTCGEQGLRLFKVRYATVGDEADVDAVALWVHAAARCGLRVQSAGLLLVDTGFIYPGHGCYAGLFREVDLASVLGSRPVAAWLSAMRTCDRGPEPPATPGAQCTQSGGCEFASHCQAGEPASSLPAPDPQASLDIVGRELAAELRQEGHADLRSVALQRLGNLRHRRAARAIQQGGPVLEPAVAALMQALPYPRYSLRFDTIGFAVPLWAGTRPYQVLPFQWTCGVQSAAGQWAQQGFLADADGGDPRRAFALTLLQALGSAGPVLAYNAGFERSRLRELAQQFDDLAPALDAVQARIVDLFQLARAHYYHPVMAGSWSFKSISRAVAPDVPVARLEDVQASSAQAAFARSLQRGLEGAARQQLRAALQAHGQRETEVLRRMAALFEAGAAEAAGIRH from the coding sequence ATGGCTTTTACTCCTTTGCTCAACCACGATGACCTGCAGCGCTGGCGTGCCTGCTCGCGCCGCTTCTGGCTGCACCGCCGGGGCGGCCCGGCTGCGGTGTCGCAACCCTCGGCCACGGGCGCTGGCCGGACGGCGCGGGACGCTGACGAAACCGCTGAAGCGGCGGTGGTTCACGGTCCGGGTCTTCAGGCGGCCTTGCGGGCTTCGTTTCCCCGCGCCGACCTCATCGCCGCGCCCGGCACCCCCGCCGAGTGGGCAGCGGCCGTGCAGCAGACCCTGGACTGCCTGGACTCCGACCGCGTGGCGCCTGAAGGCTGGGCCATCCTGGGCGCCTGCCTGACCAGCGACGACCGGGCGCAGGTGCGCATCGACGTGCTGACCTGCGGCGAGCAGGGGCTGCGGCTGTTCAAGGTGCGCTATGCCACGGTCGGCGACGAGGCCGATGTCGATGCCGTGGCGCTGTGGGTGCATGCGGCGGCGCGCTGCGGCCTGCGGGTGCAAAGCGCGGGCCTGCTGCTGGTCGATACCGGTTTTATCTATCCCGGCCACGGCTGCTACGCGGGCCTGTTCCGCGAGGTGGACCTGGCCTCGGTGCTGGGCTCGCGCCCGGTGGCGGCCTGGCTGTCGGCCATGCGCACCTGTGATCGCGGGCCCGAGCCACCAGCCACGCCGGGCGCGCAATGCACGCAAAGCGGCGGCTGCGAGTTCGCCAGCCACTGCCAGGCGGGCGAGCCAGCGTCCAGCCTGCCTGCCCCCGATCCGCAGGCCAGCCTTGACATCGTGGGCCGCGAACTGGCCGCCGAGTTGCGCCAGGAAGGCCATGCCGATCTGCGCAGCGTCGCGCTGCAGCGGCTGGGCAACCTGCGCCACCGCCGCGCCGCCCGCGCCATCCAGCAGGGCGGGCCGGTGCTGGAGCCCGCCGTGGCCGCGCTGATGCAGGCGCTGCCTTATCCGCGCTACAGCCTGCGCTTTGACACCATCGGTTTTGCCGTTCCGCTCTGGGCCGGAACGCGGCCCTACCAGGTGCTGCCTTTTCAGTGGACCTGCGGCGTGCAAAGCGCGGCGGGCCAGTGGGCGCAGCAGGGTTTTCTGGCCGATGCCGACGGCGGCGATCCGCGCCGCGCTTTTGCGCTGACGCTGCTGCAGGCGCTGGGCAGCGCCGGGCCGGTGCTAGCCTACAACGCCGGTTTTGAGCGCAGCCGCCTGCGCGAGCTGGCCCAGCAGTTTGACGACCTGGCGCCCGCGCTGGACGCCGTGCAGGCGCGCATCGTGGATCTGTTCCAGCTGGCCCGGGCGCATTACTACCACCCGGTGATGGCCGGCTCCTGGTCGTTCAAGTCGATCAGCCGCGCCGTCGCGCCCGATGTGCCGGTGGCGCGGCTCGAAGACGTTCAGGCGTCCTCGGCGCAGGCGGCCTTTGCGCGCTCGCTGCAGCGCGGTCTGGAGGGTGCGGCCCGGCAGCAATTGCGCGCCGCCCTGCAGGCCCACGGCCAGCGCGAGACCGAAGTCTTGCGCCGCATGGCGGCCTTGTTCGAGGCGGGCGCGGCTGAGGCCGCTGGCATCAGGCACTGA
- a CDS encoding tRNA threonylcarbamoyladenosine dehydratase encodes MTFESDLIAPDLGRRFGGLARLYGAAGAERIRNAHIVVVGLGGVGSWAAEAAARSGVARLTLIDLDHVAESNINRQVHALDTTVGQAKVQAMRERIAHINPDCRVDCIEDFVDAANWPGLFSPDMRFDHQHLAVIDACDQVRAKTAMAAWAIKNKAILISVGAAGGKRLAHRVDIDDLSAVTHDPLLAQMRYRLRKEHEAARLGRMNVMCVFSRESVARPLTAVDVGPAHADTAVQPLAVPMQPDGSLNCHGYGSVVSVTSTFGMCAASWVLDKIAS; translated from the coding sequence ATGACATTTGAATCCGATCTGATAGCTCCTGACCTTGGACGCCGCTTTGGAGGGCTTGCACGTTTGTACGGAGCCGCCGGTGCCGAGCGTATTCGAAATGCACATATTGTGGTCGTGGGTTTGGGCGGTGTAGGTTCGTGGGCTGCCGAGGCTGCGGCGCGTAGCGGTGTGGCTCGCCTGACATTGATCGACCTTGACCATGTTGCCGAATCCAACATCAACCGGCAGGTCCATGCACTCGACACCACCGTGGGGCAAGCCAAGGTGCAAGCCATGCGCGAACGCATTGCGCATATCAACCCGGATTGCCGCGTGGACTGCATTGAGGATTTTGTTGACGCGGCAAACTGGCCAGGGCTTTTTTCGCCCGATATGCGGTTTGATCACCAGCATCTGGCTGTCATTGATGCCTGTGATCAGGTAAGAGCCAAAACCGCCATGGCGGCATGGGCCATCAAAAACAAGGCTATTTTGATCAGTGTGGGTGCTGCTGGAGGAAAACGGCTTGCCCACCGCGTGGACATTGACGATCTGTCTGCCGTCACGCACGACCCTTTGCTGGCGCAGATGCGCTATCGCTTGCGCAAGGAACACGAGGCTGCCCGTCTTGGACGGATGAACGTGATGTGTGTGTTCAGCCGCGAGTCCGTCGCACGGCCTTTGACGGCAGTTGATGTTGGACCAGCGCATGCAGACACTGCGGTACAGCCGTTGGCTGTACCAATGCAGCCGGATGGGAGTCTCAATTGCCATGGGTATGGATCGGTTGTTAGCGTTACATCGACTTTTGGAATGTGCGCTGCAAGCTGGGTGCTGGATAAAATTGCCAGTTGA
- the ybgF gene encoding tol-pal system protein YbgF has protein sequence MKTFRLFIAVAACVLAFNANAALFEDDEARRAILDLRQKVDVSQQRTTEELRKANEDNAQLRRSLLDLSNQIESLRNEMATLRGQNEQLTRGITDVQRTQKDITQGVDERLRKVEPSKVSVDGREFAAEPAEKQEFEAALASLRKGEFAAAQTSFTAFTKRYPQSGYKSSALFWLANAQYALRDYKSAVNNFRTVASADPEHVRAPEALLSMANCQVELKDAKSARKTLEELVKTYPQSEAASVAKERLSKLK, from the coding sequence GTGAAGACATTCAGACTTTTCATTGCTGTTGCCGCCTGCGTGCTGGCATTCAATGCCAACGCCGCTTTGTTTGAAGACGATGAGGCGCGTAGAGCCATCCTTGATTTGCGGCAAAAAGTCGATGTTTCCCAGCAGCGTACGACGGAGGAGCTGCGCAAAGCCAATGAAGACAATGCCCAGCTTCGCCGCAGCCTGCTGGACTTGTCCAATCAAATTGAATCCTTGCGCAACGAAATGGCAACATTGCGTGGGCAAAACGAGCAGTTGACCCGAGGTATCACCGACGTGCAGCGGACGCAAAAAGATATTACGCAAGGGGTCGATGAGCGCTTGCGAAAGGTCGAACCTAGCAAGGTTTCTGTCGATGGGAGGGAGTTTGCGGCAGAGCCTGCTGAAAAGCAGGAATTTGAAGCGGCCCTGGCAAGCCTTCGAAAGGGCGAGTTCGCGGCTGCCCAAACCAGCTTCACGGCTTTCACGAAGCGCTATCCGCAAAGCGGATACAAATCATCGGCCTTGTTCTGGCTGGCCAATGCGCAATATGCCTTGCGCGACTACAAGTCTGCGGTAAATAACTTTCGTACCGTTGCAAGTGCCGATCCCGAACATGTGCGGGCACCTGAAGCACTTTTGTCCATGGCAAATTGCCAGGTTGAACTTAAAGATGCCAAATCGGCGCGTAAAACCCTGGAAGAACTTGTAAAGACGTATCCACAGTCCGAGGCTGCGTCTGTTGCCAAGGAACGTCTGTCAAAACTGAAGTAG
- the pal gene encoding peptidoglycan-associated lipoprotein Pal, with protein MKRFLSSVISSLVLAATLVACGSNVKLQDVPVEDRSASSSQADADAAAAASRGVAPVQIGASDASVAGPANTAKIVYFDFDSYVVKPEFQSVIEAHARYLTANKARKMAIEGHTDEIGGREYNLALGQKRAEAVRRALGLLGVTDSQVEAVSFGKEKPAVPGLDEASMAKNRRAEINYR; from the coding sequence ATGAAGCGCTTTTTATCTTCCGTCATCTCGTCTCTCGTGCTTGCGGCCACACTGGTGGCCTGCGGTTCCAATGTCAAACTGCAGGATGTACCCGTTGAAGACCGATCAGCAAGCTCGTCGCAGGCAGACGCAGATGCCGCAGCGGCGGCCAGCAGGGGAGTGGCACCCGTGCAAATTGGCGCATCTGATGCTTCCGTGGCGGGGCCGGCCAATACCGCAAAAATTGTTTACTTCGACTTCGACAGTTACGTGGTCAAACCTGAATTCCAGAGCGTCATTGAAGCCCATGCCAGGTACCTGACGGCAAACAAAGCCCGCAAAATGGCGATTGAAGGACATACAGACGAAATCGGCGGCCGGGAGTACAACCTGGCGCTGGGGCAAAAGCGTGCTGAAGCGGTGCGCCGTGCCTTGGGTCTGCTCGGTGTGACCGACTCCCAGGTGGAGGCCGTCAGCTTCGGCAAGGAAAAACCCGCCGTTCCGGGACTCGATGAAGCGTCCATGGCGAAGAACCGCCGCGCTGAAATCAATTACCGTTAA